A single Rhopalosiphum padi isolate XX-2018 chromosome 4, ASM2088224v1, whole genome shotgun sequence DNA region contains:
- the LOC132929255 gene encoding helicase domino isoform X1 has translation MATASQLGAGTIDCHKHNKYDGNGHQVTSGVNFIPSNCDNLIGVNGSTNDVENTSYNSDHDDSLDSQNQSTRKRKYSTESAKEFEALEMCTSAKIKRTCEMVFEQLETVRAKLAQSQRELDEVQSLSKIHDFIPEKVEQVFNDQHVWSMANVKCDDEPLFNGDPFADLKLWLDKQASEPQETHVPISDTKSNKLISPNSPAEELPNSSHTPRQSNENQPDQVFERVKWEAQIIQKINQLQRDGLWSEKRLPKIYEPPRNKAHHDYLLEEMQWLATDFAQERKWKKKAAKQCAKMVMKHFHEKKIEAQKAAKASEMHQKRITGFIAKMIKTFWSNVEKLLLFKQSTKLEEQRKIALDEHLNFIVDQTEKMSTLVAESLMKSANSSLITTTQNSPMVYDGKINTFHSSSDDDTTTIDQDKIPNATIECKNNIDMIKQESKLSIDGIDEEIPKALETKENEAVDEIPSDKSEDEDFEASNSSWSDDEETLQLAEKEDGRVDHSMEIAELEAENEMTIEQLLAKYKVQLPNNKDQSDDAEESSQSDHSTKEEINSTDISIKYLLRKSPNKMLNGTSDCNADKEINDVTALAESIQPKGNTLSSTSVVTKVPFLLRNTLREYQHIGLDWLVTMYEQNLNGILADEMGLGKTIQTIALLAHLACEKEDWGPHLIVVPTSVMLNWEMEIKKWCPSFKILTYYGSVKERKNKRVGWTKPNTFHICITSYKLVITDHQSFRRKKWKYLILDEAQNIKNFKSQRWQLLLNFQSERRLLLTGTPLQNNLMELWSLMHFLMPNLFASHREFKEWFSNPVTGMIEGNAEYNENIIKKLHKVLRPFILRRLKCEVEKQLPKKYEHIIMCRLSKRQRYLYDDFMSRAKTKETLASGNMLSVINVLMQLRKVCNHPNLFEPRPTISPFQMEALTYTVPRSIFNIMEYDPYNEIDLSSVNLLFTNLERLMSAWAAHRLKRYQLPNCAYEQFETLPDTPIRLPKIKMNFNMKLPKNLNIISKINLCNPQNKLVNVRLKHNLPIVKFLAEKGIRDLKLRSIDSNISRLPAYTNILSLTPKLNQIKQYINENKYCDPIVVNNRTKHVPSQELLTSIPKCNGSIQGKSNSYKCINVANESVTSVRNKNDVLNNSFSKSSSISKPAPLIESNKELTDNIIFHDPNLEEKRILRRKLKINNLLFINNKRIDGATNVVYGQDLRDFIRFDASSGHVGCSDSVERNPWLWLGSNNVLSVVAQYSAHIQRMSYMTAVALSESVKTLDSRMKELHDSFEQFIVYVPAVQGRTPKTEFQFLQNDSSLLEKDIKPTLNALHPIISAMSVLFPDQRLIQYDCGKLQSLDYLLRELKMGHHRVLIFTQMTKMLDILEAFLNFHGYIYLRLDGTTKVETRQLLMERFNADKRYFCFILSTRSGGVGINLTGADTVIFYDSDWNPTMDAQAQDRCHRIGQTRDVHIYRLISEKTIEENILKKANQKRLLGDLAIEGGNFTASFFKSTTIQDLFQVNTTDEQRSVHILESEFSHSHSTSDGDRNAINVFETALAAAEDETDVAAAKTAKEEAVADLAEFDEAIPIVEQTDVKLSKADMEVQALEKQLSCIEKWAIRLMENNEMDWATKQVAAAEAELEQQKQEWKVEQQQAAKRTEERMNQKRKLPDSEDGEDDSVDLTFINKFQIVYPNLGSKKSDVPKNLILGPWSGENEIYHDPLYFSQYSYIPMTEAQLPPMPSARKRPRTDVTFINNRSSLPVSLSSSTKSVYGTRDNNAGEWRPNENIFPHLPRSMFDRASSALLKMRNDIRIQRYRGINRPMTMTLASLKPPLPARPVPEPPHVPDWLIHEDYALLQAVQRVQEMTLNLVILCPAHTPNWDLVSELVNMMSRVYRSPKQCKNRYESVIVAREEGRMLQEQLLKKQKKKINRGLRTSQIYSTDGNRTHTQLLISRFNGLLSVAAKRQPLCRTNSQYVPSQSANTPLIPNASHIAILKENYDVDYNVPLGPMQVISRRTDRMIREKQQQQHTEPTAVRVQPQPQNVKSIQLPNSLPPAQTVSPAPVRPSPTTQHRIIMSSPSPSIVQEANIQNIPQTSPKVVPIPMSVHYSAAVQRALNFTQASIVTQASSTTGKVVTTMNKTITQSQIQMYRQQQQNIARQQQVKMVSARATKTSTANIIPVQTSQTPTTINVRPKNTLNTRNITDTDVTNFIKRHQLLQQKQAQTVTVQSPIATAGPSIVKTSVQSLMLSAGAKNAISVATATKNMNPQQQFRHLTLQQPMLTQRKIPAQKVTQLSQVVVAGKTGVPTQLIVQSKGVPSTMTMQQLQTMMKQQNIQNVSVSGANITAMQSNSNAGQVISHVIAKSHGQSSGIGLTRVLPVVTTQTSLKQAIQVVNPVQTLRTSGVGIETARSTLQPCSLTNVFKTTGNPGHSSNILSQVVFQQGQQMSVRQGQLRVQSSSGQTGSIVAVSMAPQQQQPTVLTIPSSPNSHTPRTT, from the exons ATGGCCACTGCTTCCCAACTGGGAGCTGGGACCATTGATTGtcacaaacataataaatatgatggGAATGGCCATcag gTGACATCTGGTGTAAATTTTATACCAAGTAATTGTGATAATCTAATTGGTGTAAATGGCTCAACAAATGATGTTGAAAACACCAGCTACAACTCTGACCATGATGATTCTTTGGATAGTCAAAATCAGAGTACAAGAAAGCGTAAATACTCAACggaat CAGCCAAAGAGTTTGAAGCTTTGGAAATGTGCACTTCAGCAAAGATTAAACGTACTTGTGAAATGGTGTTTGAACAATTGGAAACTGTACGTGCAAAACTCGCTCAATCCCAACGAGAATTGGACGAAGTACAGTCGTTGTCGAAAATTCATGATTTCATCCCCGAAAAAGTTGAACAGGTATTCAATGATCAGCATGTATGGTCTATGGCGAATGTTAAATGTGATGACGAACCTCTATTCAATGGTGATCCATTTGCCGACCTTAAACTGTGGCTGGACAAACAAGCGTCCGAACCACAGGAAACACATGTTCCAATTTCGGACACTA aatccaataaattaatatctccTAATTCACCTGCTGAAGAACTTCCTAATTCGTCTCATACACCTCGGCAGTCTAATGAAAATCAACCTGATCAAGTATTTGAAAGAGTGAAATGG gaagcacaaattattcaaaaaatcaatCAACTACAGCGTGATGGTTTGTGGAGTGAAAAAAGACTGCCTAAAATTTATGAACCTCCAAGGAATAAAGCACACCATGACTATCTTTTGGAAGAAATGCAATGGCTCGCTACTGATTTTGCCCAAGAACGCAAATGGAAGAAAAAAGCAGCTAAAcaa TGTGCTAAAATGGTTATGAAGCATttccatgaaaaaaaaatcgaagctCAAAAAGCAGCTAAAGCATCTGAAATGCATCAAAAGCGAATAACTGGATTTATTgctaaaatgataaaaacattttggaGTAATGTTGAAAag ctACTTCTGTTCAAGCAATCAACTAAATTGGAGGAACAAAGAAAAATTGCATTAgatgaacatttaaattttattgttgatCAAACTGAAAAAATGTCAACATTGGTTGCTGAAAGTTTAATGAAATCTGCAAATAGTTCTTTAATTACCACAACGCAAAATTCACCTATGGTTTATGAtg gtaaaataaatacttttcattCGTCTTCTGATGATGATACTACTACTATAGATCAAGACAAAATACCAAATGCCACAATtgagtgtaaaaataatattgatatgataAAACAAGAATCTAAATTATCAATTGATGGAATCGATGAAGAAATACCAAAAGCTTTAGAAACAAAAGAAAATGAAGCAGTTGATGAg ATACCAAGTGATAAAAGTGAAGATGAGGACTTTGAAGCCTCAAATTCCAGTTGGAGTGATGACGAAGAAACTTTACAGCTTGCAGAAAAAGAAGATGGTCGAGTTGATCATTCTATGGAAATTGCTGAATTAGAG gcTGAAAATGAAATGACTATTGAACAACTTTTGGCAAAGTACAAAGTTCAGTTACCAAATAACAAAGATCAGTCTGATGATGCTGAGGAAAGTAGTCAATCCGACCACAGTACTAAAGAAGAAATCAATTCTACcgatattagtataaaatatttattgcgtAAATCTCCTAATAAAatg ctCAATGGTACAAGTGACTGTAATGCGGACAAAGAAATAAATGATGTGACAGCATTAGCTGAAAGTATCCAACCAAAAGGAAATACATTATCTTCTACAAGT GTGGTTACTAAAGTTCCATTTTTACTAAGAAATACACTTAGAGAATACCAACACATAGGCCTTGACTGGTTAGTTACAATGTATGAACAAAATCTAAATGGTATTTTAGCTGACGAAATGGGTCTTGGTAAGACTATTCAAACCATTGCTTTACTAGCTCATTTGGCTTGTGAAAAAG aagATTGGGGTCCTCATTTAATTGTAGTTCCTACATCTGTAATGCTTAATTGggaaatggaaataaaaaaatggtgtcctagttttaaaattttaacttattatggTTCTGTTAAAGAACGAAAAAATAAGAGAGTTGGTTGGACTAAACCAAATACATTCCATATTTGTATAACAtcatataaattagtaataactgATCATCAGAGTTTTCGAAGAAAGaaatggaaatatttaattcttgatGAGgctcaaaacataaaaaatttcaaatctcAGCGTTGGCAGctcttattaaattttcaatctgAAAGAAGACTGCTTTTAACAGGAACACCTTTGCAGAACAATTTAATGGAGTTATGGTccttaatgcattttttaatgcCAAATTTGTTTGCATCTCATCGAGAATTCAAAGAGTGGTTTTCAAACCCTGTTACTGGGATGATTGAAGGAAATGCAGAatataatgaaaacattataaaaaaattgcataaagTTTTGAGACCTTTTATTCTCCGGAGATTGAAATGTGAAGTTGAAAAACAGTTGCCTAAAAAGTATGAGCATATCATTATGTGTAGATTATCTAAACGTCAACGCTATCTGTATGATGACTTCATGTCAAGAGCTAa GACGAAAGAAACCCTTGCAAGTGGTAATATGTTAAGTGTTATCAATGTTCTAATGCAACTTAGGAAAGTTTGCAATCATCCTAATTTGTTTGAACCTCGTCCAACTATTTCTCCATTTCAAATGGAAGCTCTCACATATACAGTCCCTcgttctatatttaatataatggaaTATGATCCCTATAAT GAGATTGATTTAAGTTctgttaatttactatttacaaaCTTAGAACGATTAATGAGTGCGTGGGCAGCTCATCGTTTAAAACGTTATCAGTTACCAAATTGTGCATATGAACAATTTGAAACTTTACCTGATACGCCCATAAGACttcctaaaattaaaatgaattttaacatGAAGCTgcctaaaaacttaaatatcatctctaag attaatttatgcaatccacaaaataaattagttaatgtcagacttaaacataatttaccAATCGTAAAATTTTTAGCAGAAAAAGGAATAAGAG atttaaaactaaGATCAATTGATAGTAATATATCAAGACTTCCAGCATATACGA atatattatcattaactcctaaattaaatcaaatcaaacaatatattaatgaaaacaaatactGTGATCCTATTGTGGTAAATAATCGAACAAAACATGTGCCAAGTCAAGAACTATTAACTTCTATTCCTAAATGTAATGGTTCAATACAAG gtaaatcaaattcatataaatgtattaatgttgcAAATGAAAGTGTAACAAGTGTACGTAATAAGAATGACGTTTTAAACAACTCGTTTTCAAAAAGTTCATCAATATCTAAACCTGCGCCTTTAATAGAATCTAATAAAGAACTTACCGATAACATTATTTTCCATGAT CCAAATTTAGAAGAAAAACGAATTTTGaggagaaaattaaaaataaataatttattatttataaataacaaaagaaTAGATGGTGCTACAAATGTAGTGTATGGTCAAGATTTAAGAGACTTTATAAGATTTGATGCATCTTCTGGTCATGTTGGTTGTTCAGATTCAGTAGAAAGAAATCCTTGGCTTTGGCTTGGTtctaataatgtattatctGTTGTTGCTCAGTATTCTGCTCATATACAACGTATGTCTTATATGACTGCAGTTGCTTTGTCCGAATCAGTAAAAACATTAGATAGTAGAATGAAAGAATTACATGATtcttttgaacaatttattgtttatgtgcCTGCTGTTCAAGGAAGAACTCCAAAAACTGAATTTCAATTTCTTCAAAATGATTCATCGTTATTAGAAAAAGACATAAAACCAACTTTAAATGCATTGCATCCCATTATTTCCGCCATGAGTGTTTTATTTCCTGATCAAAGGCTAATCCAATATGACTGTGGTAAATTGCAGTCACTTGATTATTTGCTACGTGAATTAAAAATGGGTCACCACCGAGTACTTATATTCACTCAAATGACAAAAATGTTAGATATCCTAGAAGCATTCCTCAATTTTCAtgggtatatatatttacggtTAGATGGTACAACGAAGGTTGAAACTCGAcag cTTTTGATGGAGAGATTTAATGCGGACAAgaggtatttttgttttattttatcaacgcGATCTGGCGGTGTCGGCATTAATCTCACTGGAGCGgatactgtaatattttatgatagtgATTGGAATCCTACGATGGATGCTCAGGCTCAAGATCGCTGTCATCGTATAGGTCAAACTAGAGATGTTcacatttatag GTTAATTAGTGAAAAAACTATTGAAgagaatattcttaaaaaagcTAACCAAAAGAGATTGTTAGGAGATTTAGCCATAGAAGGTGGTAATTTTACTGCTTCCTTCTTCAAATct actACAATCCAAGATCTTTTTCAAGTCAACACTACTGATGAACAACGAAGTGTTCACATATTGGAATCGGAATTTTCTCATTCTCATAGTACAAGTGATGGTGATAGAAATGCTATTAATGTATTTGAAACGGCTCTTGCAGCTGCAGAAGATGAGACTGATGTTGCGGCAGCTAAAACTGCCAAAGAGGAAGCAGTTGCAGATTTGGCTGAATTTGATGAAGCTATCCCTATAGTAGAACAAACTGATGTTAAATTAAGTAAAGCAGATATGGAAGTTCAAGCATTAGAAAAACAG TTATCGTGTATTGAAAAATGGGCTATAAGACTAATGGAGAATAATGAGATGGATTGGGCAACTAAGCAAGTAGCTGCTGCTGAAGCAGAATTAGAACAACAAAAACAAGAATGGAAAGTAGAACAACAACAAGCAGCTAAACGTACAGAAGAAAGAATGAATCAGAAACGTAAACTCCCGGATTCTGAGGATGGAGAAGATGATTCTGTGGATTTGACATTCATCAATAAATTTCAG atTGTTTATCCTAATCTTGGCTCAAAAAAATCTGATGTACCAAAG aatttaatccTTGGACCATGGTCAGGAGAAAATGAAATCTATCATGACCCATTATACTTCAGTCAGTATTCTTATATACCAATGACAGAAGCTCAACTACCTCCCATGCCATCTGCTCGAAAACGACCAAGAACTGATGTCACATTTATAAACA atcgtTCAAGTTTACCTGTGTCATTGTCCTCAAGCACTAAATCAGTGTATGGAACACGCGATAATAATGCTGGTGAATGGAGacctaatgaaaatatttttccacaCTTACCTCGATCAATGTTTGACCGTGCTTCTAGTGCATTGCTCAAGATGCGTAATGATATACGTATTCAGCGATATCGTGGTATTAATAGGCCCATGACCATGACTTTAGCGAGTTTAAAACCACCTTTACCAGCTCGACCTGTTCCAGAACCACCTCATGTACCAGACTGGCTTATACATGAAGATTATGCACTTCTGCAA GCTGTTCAAAGAGTGCAAGAAATGACATtgaatttagtaatattatgccCAGCCCATACGCCTAATTGGGACCTTGTATCTGAGCTAGTTAATATGATGTCGCGAGTCTATAGATCTCctaaacaatgtaaaaatag gtacgaGTCAGTGATAGTAGCTCGAGAAGAAGGTCGTATGCTACAGGAACAATTActcaaaaaacagaaaaaa aaaattaatcgAGGATTACGTACGTCACAGATATATTCAACAGATGGGAACCGTACACACACTCAGCTACTAATATCCCGTTTTAATGGCTTATTGTCTGTTGCTGCTAAACGACAACCTCTATGTCGAACCAACAGTCAATATGTACCCAGCCAATCGGCAAATACGCCCTTAATTCCAAATGCTAGTCACATCgcaatattaaaagaaaattatgatGTAGACTATAATGTACCTTTGGGTCCAATGCAAGTAATAAGCCGTCGTACTGATCGTATGATTAGGGAaaaacaacagcaacagcataCTGAACCAACAGCAGTTAGAGTGCAACCACAGCCACAAAATGTAAAATCTATTCAGCTGCCTAATTCTTTACCTCCAGCTCAAACTGTTAGTCCTGCACCAGTTAGACCCTCTCCTACGACTCAACATCGAATTATTATGAGTTCCCCGTCACCTTCCATTGTTCAA gaagcaaatatacaaaatatacctcAGACTAGTCCTAAAGTGGTTCCAATTCCAATGTCTGTACATTATTCAGCTGCGGTTCAACGAGCACTCAATTTCACTCAGGCTTCCATTGTAACTCAAGCATCTTCAACTACCGGAAAAG tagTCACTACTATGAACAAAACTATTACCCAATCTCAGATCCAAATGTATcgtcaacaacaacaaaacataGCTAGACAACAACAAGTTAAAATGGTTAGTGCTCGTGCTACTAAAACGTCTACTGCCAACATCATACCCGTCCAAACATCTCAAACACCAACTACTATTAATGTTCGACCcaaaaacacattaaatacTAGGAATATAACTGACACTGAtgttacaaattttattaaaagacatcaattattacaacaaaaacAAGCACAAACTGTTACTGTTCAATCACCTATTGCGACCGCAGGACCGTCAATAGTTAAAACATCTGTACAAAGTCTGATGCTTTCAGCCGGTGCCAAAAATGCTATAAGTGTTGCTACTGCTACAAAAAACATGAATCCTCAACAACAATTTCGACATCTTACTCTTCAACAGCCCATGTTAACTCAGAGAAAAATTCCTGCCCAAAAAGTTACTCAATTAAGTCAAGTTgtg gtgGCCGGTAAGACTGGAGTTCCAACACAATTAATTGTTCAATCAAAGGGTGTACCAAGTACAATGACCATGCAACAATTACAGACTATGATGAAACAACAAAATATCCAAAATGTTAGT gtttcTGGTGCTAATATAACTGCAATGCAATCAAATTCAAATGCAGGTCAAGTCATATCTCATGTCATTGCAAAAAGTCATGGACAATCTTCTGGTATTGGACTAACGAGAGTACTACCAGTAGTTACAACTCAAACTTCATTAAAACAAGCAATTCAg gtgGTTAATCCAGTTCAAACATTAAGAACATCTGGTGTCGGAATTGAAACAGCTCGTTCAACATTACAACCATGTTCTTTGactaatgtatttaaaactacTGGAAATCCTGGCCATTCTTCTAACATACTATCTCAG GTTGTATTTCAACAAGGTCAGCAAATGTCTGTACGTCAAGGTCAATTACGTGTACAAAGTTCATCAGGCCAAACTGGTTCTATAGTTGCTGTATCTATGGCTCCTCAACAACAGCAACCTACCGTATTGACCATACCTTCTTCACCTAATTCACATACACCACGCACAACTTAA